A window from Longimicrobium sp. encodes these proteins:
- a CDS encoding alkaline phosphatase family protein produces the protein MKLKRIASLAVAGWLAALPAAAQQQPAAPARRPTLVVLITVDQLRPDYFTRWPGQLTGGLARLYDGGAVFTRAYQDHAITETAPGHASTLSGRFPRSTGIVQNIAGVGDPQAPLLAGSTMAGASPFRFRGSTLTDWLRFKDPRTRALSVSRKDRGAILPLGRAQQDVYWWGYNGAFTTSTYYADTLPTWVQRYNASRPARRFAGKAWTPLLPAASYTEPDSVRAENGGREYTFPHVLSADPDTAGRTIVEFPWMDELTMEFALAGLRELKLGQGPQTDVFAVSFSTTDAVGHRYGQDSREIHDQVVRLDRMLGVFLDSLYAGRDPASVVIALTADHGVAPIPEVRHPGDAARYHANLGAFTRWLGAEARRMGVDSAAFNFDDGMVAYDPDAFFRAGRDPAALLPEAMTRFVAWARRQPGVMHASLVKDLPRDSATNPVTRRWMHMLPPDLPVAAVVTLLPEHVWGIATYGQHGTPHDYDAHVPVIFYGSTIRPGKYARFARVVDIAPTLARIVGVRPTEALDGRVLVEALR, from the coding sequence ATGAAGCTCAAAAGGATCGCATCGCTGGCCGTCGCCGGATGGTTGGCCGCCCTCCCCGCCGCGGCGCAGCAGCAGCCCGCCGCACCCGCGCGCCGCCCGACGCTGGTGGTGCTCATCACCGTGGACCAGCTCCGCCCCGACTACTTCACGCGCTGGCCCGGGCAGCTCACCGGAGGGCTGGCGCGTCTGTACGACGGCGGCGCCGTCTTCACGCGCGCGTACCAGGACCACGCGATCACCGAGACGGCGCCGGGGCACGCGAGCACGCTCTCCGGGCGCTTTCCGCGCAGCACCGGGATCGTGCAGAACATCGCCGGCGTCGGCGACCCGCAGGCGCCGCTCCTGGCCGGGAGCACCATGGCGGGCGCCTCGCCCTTTCGCTTCCGCGGGAGCACGCTGACCGATTGGCTGCGCTTCAAGGACCCGCGCACGCGCGCCCTCTCCGTGTCGCGCAAGGACCGCGGGGCGATCCTTCCGCTCGGCAGGGCGCAGCAGGACGTGTACTGGTGGGGCTACAACGGCGCCTTCACCACCAGCACTTACTATGCGGACACGCTTCCCACCTGGGTGCAGCGCTACAACGCGTCGCGGCCGGCGCGGCGCTTCGCGGGGAAGGCGTGGACGCCGCTCCTCCCGGCCGCGTCATACACGGAGCCGGACAGCGTGCGCGCCGAGAACGGCGGGCGCGAGTACACCTTTCCGCACGTCCTTTCCGCCGACCCGGACACGGCGGGGCGCACCATCGTCGAGTTTCCCTGGATGGATGAGCTCACGATGGAGTTCGCGCTGGCGGGGCTCCGCGAGCTGAAGCTGGGGCAGGGGCCGCAGACGGACGTCTTCGCGGTGTCGTTCTCCACGACGGACGCGGTGGGGCACCGCTACGGCCAGGACTCGCGCGAGATCCACGACCAGGTGGTGCGGCTGGACCGGATGCTGGGCGTGTTCCTCGACTCGCTGTACGCCGGACGCGACCCCGCGAGCGTGGTGATCGCGCTGACGGCGGACCATGGCGTGGCGCCCATCCCCGAGGTGCGCCACCCCGGCGACGCCGCGCGCTACCACGCGAACCTGGGCGCCTTCACCCGCTGGCTGGGCGCCGAGGCGCGGCGGATGGGGGTGGACAGCGCCGCCTTCAACTTCGACGATGGGATGGTGGCGTACGATCCCGACGCCTTCTTCCGCGCCGGCCGCGACCCGGCCGCGCTGCTCCCGGAGGCGATGACGCGCTTCGTGGCGTGGGCGCGCCGGCAGCCTGGGGTGATGCACGCCAGCCTCGTAAAGGATCTGCCGCGCGATTCGGCCACCAACCCGGTGACGCGCCGGTGGATGCACATGCTTCCGCCCGATCTTCCCGTGGCCGCCGTCGTCACGCTGCTGCCGGAGCACGTGTGGGGGATCGCGACGTACGGGCAGCACGGCACGCCTCACGACTACGACGCGCACGTGCCGGTGATCTTTTACGGCTCCACGATCCGTCCCGGGAAGTACGCCCGCTTCGCCCGCGTCGTGGACATCGCGCCGACGCTGGCGCGCATCGTGGGCGTGCGGCCGACCGAGGCGCTGGACGGGCGGGTGCTGGTGGAGGCGCTGAGGTAG